In a genomic window of Carettochelys insculpta isolate YL-2023 chromosome 19, ASM3395843v1, whole genome shotgun sequence:
- the LOC142022991 gene encoding adenine phosphoribosyltransferase-like isoform X2 has translation MDLWHVPASREQGWYLALMAPNVKGPTFAWLDPSRLYCHQQGLQDCIADLLQPFRADPIDLIAGIDAMGFILGAAIANTLQKGFLAIRKAGHLCVETCTEPYTDYSAHHKLMEMRMDAVQPGVAAICIEDSEGGRWIQEHYKCAQCVPPHLRSQFNSHQLESFQAFGARPGQA, from the exons ATGGACCTGTGGCACGTGCCCGCCAGCCGGGAGCAGGGATGGTATTTGGCGCTCATGGCCCCGAACGTCAAGGGCCCCACTTTTGCTTGGCTCGACCCCTCTAGGCTGTATTGTCACCAGCAG ggcctgcaggactgtATCGCCGACCTGCTCCAGCCCTTCCGCGCCGACCCCATTGACCTCATCGCTGGCATCGACGCCATGGGCTTCATCCTAG gggctgccataGCCAACACCCTGCAGAAAGGCTTCCTGGCCATCCGCAAAGCCGGGCACCTCTGTGTGGAGACCTGCACCGAGCCCTACACCGACTACTCTGCCCACCATAAACTGATGGAGATGAGGATGGACGCCGTCCAGCCAG GGGTCGCTGCCATCTGCATCGAGGACAGCGAGGGAGGCCGGTGGATCCAGGAGCATTACAAGTGTGCGCAGTGCGTCCCGCCGCACCTGAGGTCCCAATTCAACAGCCACCAGCTGGAGTCCTTCCAGGCCttcggggccaggccaggccaggcctga
- the LOC142022991 gene encoding adenine phosphoribosyltransferase-like isoform X1 encodes MDLWHVPASREQGWYLALMAPNVKGPTFAWLDPSRLYCHQQGLQDCIADLLQPFRADPIDLIAGIDAMGFILGAAIANTLQKGFLAIRKAGHLCVETCTEPYTDYSAHHKLMEMRMDAVQPGLRVLLVDQWIETGGTMRAAIRLVEQQGGIVAGVAAICIEDSEGGRWIQEHYKCAQCVPPHLRSQFNSHQLESFQAFGARPGQA; translated from the exons ATGGACCTGTGGCACGTGCCCGCCAGCCGGGAGCAGGGATGGTATTTGGCGCTCATGGCCCCGAACGTCAAGGGCCCCACTTTTGCTTGGCTCGACCCCTCTAGGCTGTATTGTCACCAGCAG ggcctgcaggactgtATCGCCGACCTGCTCCAGCCCTTCCGCGCCGACCCCATTGACCTCATCGCTGGCATCGACGCCATGGGCTTCATCCTAG gggctgccataGCCAACACCCTGCAGAAAGGCTTCCTGGCCATCCGCAAAGCCGGGCACCTCTGTGTGGAGACCTGCACCGAGCCCTACACCGACTACTCTGCCCACCATAAACTGATGGAGATGAGGATGGACGCCGTCCAGCCAG GTCTGCGCGTCCTGCTGGTAGATCAGTGGATCGAGACGGGGGGCACCATGCGCGCTGCCATCCGcctggtggagcagcaggggggcatTGTTGCAG GGGTCGCTGCCATCTGCATCGAGGACAGCGAGGGAGGCCGGTGGATCCAGGAGCATTACAAGTGTGCGCAGTGCGTCCCGCCGCACCTGAGGTCCCAATTCAACAGCCACCAGCTGGAGTCCTTCCAGGCCttcggggccaggccaggccaggcctga